The Congregibacter litoralis KT71 genome contains a region encoding:
- a CDS encoding flavin-containing monooxygenase produces the protein MSEILDVVIIGAGLSGVGAACHLKRSCPERKIAILEGRERSGGTWDLFRYPGIRSDSDMHTLGYSFKPWEASKAIADGPSILSYVRETAREYGLESLIRYRHKVKRANWDSREQCWELIIDDGENGEETHLKTRFLHLCAGYYNYTHGHQPEFPGRDSFAGEFIHPQFWPENLDYEGKRVLIIGSGATAMTLVPSMADKAAEVVMLQRSPTWVVSRPSTDWIANLLRAVLPKSWAYSATRWKNTRMQHWLYKKTRKQPEKVRQMLLDRTRKELGDAGDMADFTPQYNPWDQRLCLVPDSDLFAAIKGGKARVVTNQIETLTPGGVRLADGTEIAADIIVSATGLELELMGGIDLQVDGERFDIPSSWSYRGMMCTGLPNMVSVFGYINASWTLRADIVSQWMCRLLAHMDSTGAAVVTPEIEDELPAMTPRPWIDDFSAGYMQRVMHLFPRQGDRNPWVNSQNYLREKQEFEEMRFDEAALRYEPPRETASEGQRAA, from the coding sequence ATGAGCGAGATTCTTGATGTCGTGATTATCGGTGCGGGACTTTCCGGTGTCGGCGCGGCCTGTCACCTGAAGCGCAGCTGTCCCGAGCGAAAAATCGCTATTCTCGAAGGCCGGGAGCGCAGCGGCGGTACCTGGGACCTGTTTCGCTACCCCGGCATCCGCTCGGACAGCGACATGCACACCCTGGGCTACAGCTTTAAACCCTGGGAGGCGTCCAAGGCCATTGCTGATGGCCCCTCGATACTCAGCTACGTGCGGGAGACGGCCAGAGAGTACGGCCTTGAATCCCTGATCCGTTATCGACACAAGGTAAAGCGGGCAAACTGGGATAGTCGGGAGCAGTGCTGGGAGCTGATCATTGATGATGGAGAAAACGGCGAGGAAACGCACCTGAAAACCCGTTTTTTGCATTTGTGCGCGGGCTACTACAACTACACCCACGGCCATCAACCGGAGTTTCCGGGACGCGATAGTTTTGCGGGGGAGTTTATCCACCCGCAGTTCTGGCCCGAGAATCTCGATTACGAGGGCAAGCGAGTTCTTATTATCGGTTCCGGTGCCACGGCAATGACCCTGGTGCCCTCCATGGCCGATAAAGCGGCAGAAGTGGTGATGCTCCAGCGCTCGCCCACCTGGGTGGTGTCCCGTCCTTCCACGGATTGGATTGCGAACCTGCTGCGTGCTGTTCTACCCAAGAGCTGGGCCTACAGCGCCACCCGTTGGAAGAACACTCGCATGCAGCACTGGCTCTACAAAAAAACCCGGAAACAGCCGGAAAAAGTGCGTCAGATGCTCCTGGATCGAACGCGCAAGGAGCTGGGTGATGCCGGCGATATGGCCGACTTCACGCCTCAGTATAATCCCTGGGATCAGCGCCTTTGCCTGGTCCCGGACAGCGACCTGTTTGCGGCGATAAAGGGTGGTAAGGCACGCGTAGTCACCAATCAGATCGAGACCCTGACGCCCGGGGGCGTGCGCCTCGCGGATGGAACCGAGATCGCTGCGGACATCATCGTGTCGGCCACGGGGCTGGAACTGGAGCTCATGGGGGGCATCGATCTTCAGGTGGACGGTGAGCGTTTTGATATTCCCTCGAGCTGGTCCTACCGCGGCATGATGTGCACGGGGCTGCCCAACATGGTGTCGGTCTTTGGCTACATCAACGCCTCCTGGACGCTCCGCGCGGACATCGTATCCCAGTGGATGTGTCGCCTCCTCGCGCACATGGACAGCACCGGGGCTGCCGTGGTGACTCCCGAAATCGAAGACGAGCTGCCGGCGATGACGCCGAGACCCTGGATTGATGATTTCTCCGCCGGCTATATGCAGCGGGTCATGCATCTGTTTCCCAGGCAGGGTGATCGTAACCCCTGGGTGAACTCCCAGAACTATCTGCGGGAGAAGCAGGAGTTTGAAGAGATGCGCTTTGACGAGGCAGCCTTGCGCTACGAGCCGCCCAGGGAAACCGCGTCCGAGGGGCAGCGGGCAGCCTAG